In the Rhododendron vialii isolate Sample 1 chromosome 2a, ASM3025357v1 genome, TCaggttggggggtgtgataagcacccaatattgtaagATATTTGGTGCTTTTAGTCTCGTTTTATGTTGTTTGCTTTTTACTTATTTGCCGTTTTTAGCGTTTCTGCGCTTAAGGTATTTTGTTGAACTTTTCAGGTAACTCGTGAATAAAAGGGTTTATTTTGATGTCTTAAACAACCCTTGAAGGCAAGCAAGTAGGCGAGGCTTTGAAGCAATCAGTCGTCGAGGTTTAAGTATGAAGAACCGTGGAAGCCGGAGCCGCTATGGGCCATCGGGTGGCAAAACAAGGCTTGAGGATCTTGATCTGCCAGAAAACAGAACCATATCGATACGGATTCTAGAGTATCGATACTTTATTGAAACAGAGAGTTTTGAAGgcttcagcgtatcgatacggttatctgcgtatcgatacggtatccagagtatcgatacggttccttTACGGGGAATTTTGGAATTCAAGCAAGGCTGCACGGTATCGATACAGTATTAGATTATCGATACGGGTGTCTCACCGACATGCTTTTTGACAGATTTTAACTTTCCATTTGTGGCATGTTTCcactttttggatattttctgatatttttgaagagagagaatgcatttttgtataaatagccatcacacactctctctctctctctctctctctctctcttttatcttCTAGTTCATTAGAAGTTCAGTCTCTCCTCCATTAATGTtttcttaagcttttcaagtgtaattttcctagaactcaagtaagtaactctcgtttgttaatttgtCGTTCATTAAAGCTGTAGCTACGGACTAGATTCTctttaatatcaagtttattctCGTTTCCGTCGGTTAAActtcatgtctcgtttttatacTATCTTCTATGCttaagtatgtgtgagtagtcgttaGGCTGAGTCTCGGGATACTCTTTCCCAAGGACTAGGGTCGTTATTCGGTTCTCAAACCACCGGGTTTAAAAGCATGATTCTcggaatagagcttaacttgcatttttggtctaaacaaggggtgttaactccttggtaagaCGTTTAGTCAAGCGATCTTGGCAAGCAGCTTATCGAGgactcgtggcctcctatgtgttcgataaatgttaaaaacaagttggttcgcttccgtttaatcacatctttcaataaacgtagtctttaaagctaaatcttccgggcgtgagcacgcagttgtgactctcgcctgagtcaaattgagaaccggtaacatcctttgtcaagggttagaaaatccctagacttgcctcgtttaagttaattaagcattttcctagtcttttgccttggcaattttcaccgtttCAAAGCatcaccaagttggccgtcttaaacgccacaaaccaccatataaaacctacaatccgattaagttaTATTCGAATTCCTTGTGGTACGATCCtggtcttaccggtttattatgctaccgacgatctagccctacgcttggggtttttctctaccttatttgaaggcgaggttcggaggTTAAGCACTCATTTACTCTAAGTATAAATAGAAGTGTGTGTATTGTTTGAATGTTTGAATGCATGAGAATTTAAAAAGTGTTCTACTAAAGGTTTGAAAAGAAATACTATGTTGAATATATCAACTTTATTTTTCggaaaaaacatatgttgttttgaattttcctaaaaagaggaaagaacaaattttcgaaataaaaatttgatcggaagtattcgtattttgatcttaggatggttaAGAGCATGTATATATGTTTATTAGGATATCTTGTTTTAATGTGTGACAgagcataagtggtttccactctaaaggtgtccgtccatgtgacactatgctttaagaATATGGTAATTGTTTGAATGTGATTCTATaaatatgagcatgataagtaatatagagttggatgatcttattagtttagtttcaagattacaatgaatgatttatattATAGTGTACGaaggtcctaccgcggagtatttacatgaaaacgagacacagaaattgagaaagtagaaacatgacaccgaGGATGTGGTTAATGCAAATATGtgatttgaaaaagataaaTGGTTtaaaaaccacaatgtggccggacatggtagcccattgtgtggtgtgtgtgtgtgcgcgcgcgcgcgctcgccaatgggaacccgggacggcggaaccattgtgaggatacttgggagaccgaaacggcggaaccgaggttgggtgtgtagcttggttatccacggagagaagccaatgcaaagttttgtgtgccaatgggaacccgggacggcagaactattgtgaggatactcgggaaaccggaacggcggaaccgaggttggatgtgttaaaaatgattttgaaaatgttgatttggtaaagcaaaggtgaaaccagtgacacggtctacgaaatgtcgAGTagaagaaactcagaaaattaTAGACACCAACGTTTGTTTAGATAgtgaatgtgtcattgttaactgttttgtcaaatatgcatATACTACGTGAAAATCGTTAGTTCTATGGtctaatgtttgtaagttaagggttagtgggtatggattattttattgagttttttgtagctcatggtgttacctttggtgaccctgacatattatattggtgacgacgctggtataatgtgtcagacatTGTAggtgaacagggtgaactctataCCTTTGAAGCTTTCGGAGCcaaggagctggctaggatggaagagcaggcggagcagtagataggaaccctagtttcccttcCGTGTTTTAGTAAATGTACTCTTATGAGAGTTATGctataataatgagccagactctatttagacttttaataaaattgtctatttaacgtacccaaaattaggggcgttacatatCCTTCTCCAACCCTTCATCTCCTCCTCCTTACGAGTCACTATTCCCGATTTACTGTTCACAGTGCCAAAACAAGCCATTTTCTTTGTGTTTCCTTAACCCTATTCCAAATCTGTCATTCATCACGTCCACTGTTCACAGCCCAAAAACAGCCCATTTTCTTTGTGTTTCCTTAACCCTATTCCAAATCTGTCATTCATCACGTCTACTGTTCACATCCCCAAAAACAGCCCattttctttgtgtttgatCATCCTTAAGCAATTAAAAATCTGTCCTGCATCACACagctacaccaaaacggtgacaTTTTGCTTTCTGAAGCAACATCGAACATGATCTGGTTATTTCTTCTCCCTCTCAAAAAAGTCCCCACATCACAGGATCTGTACATCTGAATTTTGGATAAAATCTAAAGGTCATACAAGACTAATTATTATGATAGCTAAAATAATGAGACAAATAAAAACATAGTATCTTTCATAAAGTGTTTCCTTTAAGTTTTACGACACCTTATAGGTCACCATTTTACATGAATGACCCCAGGATTTACTCAAACCTATCACAGATTGGATGACACACCTTAGTTGTAATTCTTTAATAATGAAGCTTTCATACAAGTAAatagttccaaaaaaatagCCTCATTGCCCCCACTGTAATACATCGTAgcagaaagtaaaaataagtaaatctATTGAATATGTAGAGTATAGAAAAGACCAACTAAACGAAAAAGCCCCACTTGTCCTTCTATTAAGCTTTTTTAAAGGTTCCTTTCAATTAcataatacttcctccgtccctttttaatgGTCACTACGGTtttgcgtgtcattttcaattgtctatatttttcaattgatatattatttttttggtacaccAATGTatatattattaaaaatatgcaatatagatcttgtttgatagatctcaattatttctataagacaatgattttaaacacataaaatataatatacgttgaaagatataagtaattgaaaatgacacgcaaaACTATAGTTGACacttaaaaagaaacaaagagggTATATATCTGTCACAAAATCAAGTAGGTCACCCTTGTGGCCTTGTACATGAACGATTTCAGAACAGACAAGAAGTTTTCCCACAAGCAATGCACAAATACAGTGATACTATAGATTGCCCCAACCATACAACTTCATAGAAAgaaggcaaaaataaaaaatgtaaatcAAGATGAATTTTCTCTACATTCTATAGGTCATGCAGGAGAGTTCAGAATCGATCTACCTCAAATTTTCGTAGCTATACTGCCAAAAGGAGTGGTTGTGTATCTATTTTTGAAGTTACGTTTAAATTACTGTAGCAGCTTTTAAAGGTATCCAATGGAGTACTATCCAACTTGCAGCACATCAGTTTATAGGCTTATGCATTACTAGGTTTGTGTGTGATGAGTGTACATACACAACAAACATTCAACATTAATTCCATACTCAAACTACACCCATTACAGATAGTCTAAAAGGGGGGTAGATTGACTACAAACTAACCTTCGACACATTTTTTTGTCTCCAAATAAACCTAACCATTGATACTGTATGTAAAGTAGATTCCCCAGGTTCAAACACACAGCCACAGCCTCAATAGGTAGATCTTTGACCACTGAACCAATGACCCCTTTCTTTGAATAAATATAAAGTCCGTAACTAGCAAAATAAAATGGCTTTCTCGCTAAAAAGGTCCAAAACCAACAACCCAAGATCTCTTTGAAAGAATGAGTATAACTgccaagaaaacaaatttccatacaaatgaaaattgaaataacAGTAGTTCGACATTGTGTTGGAATTTTACACATTCGTTTGAGAATTTATGATTACTATATACCAAGAATGATGGcaatcagaaaataaaaaagggcCACAAAGCAGGAAAGCATGTACCATCAGTACTAGCAACTATTAAATGTCATGAATTTCTCACCTACTCAAGCAAGCATAAGGTTGTCAGTGGGTGAAAAATTAACATTCAAGATCATGAGCTATCTCTCGAGACCGGTGCCCGGGCCACTCCCCTCCTCCCTGGTACATTCATTCTTCTAGATGGATAAACTAAAAAGCACGGATACAAACATTGACGTGGACACAGACATGGATACTACAATTATAAATTAGGAAGCACGAATACAGACATTGACACGAATACAAACATGGGACACATCAATTATACATAAATCAGGACACACGCATGGCGGGGTACACGGCAAAGTTTATGTATACATATAATGATAGATATTTAGTTATTATTCATATGAACATTTCATCCCGAAATACCCAAAACCAATAGTATCTCTAGAATtcttattgtttcctttataAAACTACAAGTTGAACGAGGGTTTTGTTTGATCACAATTCATTTACTTGCACTATTTTCTTCACATTTTTGGAGTATCATGCCTGCGAAATAAGCTTCACTAGTATAAATTGATCCCTATAATGTTTCCATCCATGTCAAAAATGAGACGCAGGTGTCCCCTGCTTAAACTGCTTAAAGATAATTAAATTTATTAGACAAACCCACAAGTGTCCTCAAAGTGTCCGACACAGATATAACAAGTAGGTAGAATAGAAGTGTCTGTGCTCCATAGCCACTGTTCAACATTCAGATAAGCGTATGAGACCAATGTGCAAGAATGAATTGGACATTCACTTATCAAAcataagttgattttttttatttatcatgaACCATAAAAAGAAACTCTTGGATTACACTCGAACTATTGTATTGGTGTAGTTCGTGTACTTGAGATGGAAATTAGATGGATTCAACACTTATACATATACCTACACACCACAACTCAACCCGCATAACAACAAGCCCATGTAAAATAGCTCCTCGCTCGTAGATCGTCGGTTTCCAATTTAAGAGGTTGTCATTTGTCAACAACTCACTAAACTATCGTAAGTAATGGAATTGCTTGCTGTTATACTGCCCCGCAACCATTCAGTTTCGGTCTAGCAGCAGTTAGTCTTGGTTTTGACCACTGACTCAGGAAAGGCTCAAGTAACACCTGAAAactaatttcaaaatcaaataacatTCTTCAAACTAAACAAACTCATGATGAAGTGATATAAAGCAACAGTACCTTAACTCAAAAATTTTAATATTGTCACGTCAAGGCATCCATTGTAGAGAAGAGGCATGGTAAATAAGCAAAAGGAATGCCCCATAGTAAAATACCACGATGCTCATCCACAACCCCAAGATACTTGCAAGCGTCACCAATGTGAGAAGGCAAGGGGAAACTCCCGAACTGCTCTTTCTCGATATCGAAATAGCGAATGAGCCATGAATCTTGAAAGCCTATCCAGTAAATAGCCCCATTCAGAAAAACTAATTTCGAAGTAAACTTAGCGGGTGGCTGTGCAGTGTCTCCAAGGCTCCTTCATTCATCATCAGTCCCAAGGGTATTGATGAATCAGCTTTGTCGTTAACTCCGACCTGAACTTGCAAGACAAAGCAAGAGCTTGAGTCACCGATGTGGTGGtgtgccaaccaccctccgatgcctaagtcagtagaaTACTTGTTTATTTAGAGAGAATGGAGATTCTCGATTGGGAGGTGCGTACCTTTTATTGGAGTTCTACTgtcatatttataggcattttgATAAGAGGTTGAGTCCTTGTAGGACTATATCCCGGGGATTTCGGATCGTCTCATTAAAGAGTGCGGAGTCCTACTTTAGCTGGGACTCCATGTCCATCCGGCCTCAGCCTGGAATCCCTATCCATCTCTGATTGTGGTTATCATTGGCATTTCATGCTTATCTTATCGTCAGCATTcctttatcccttaggatttgGGTTTCTAAGCATGGTATCTTTATTGGAATAGGTATATTCCGTGGATAATATTTATAGCTAGGGGCTGGAGCTGGTCCTTGGACCTCTTTCCAGCTTCATCTGGAGGACGGACCTGGCAAATCCTGGCTCTGTCCCAGGTAGGTTCCTAGAGGGGTCCTGGTGAGGTTAGCTTATACTCCACAGGTCTGTAGTTCTTGTAATGCTGAGCTCCTTAGGTCTATCATACTTATTAGGTACTCCTCTGTTTTCAAGCTCCAGCTTTTCCCTAGAGGTAGGGAACATTAGTTAGACCTAAATGGCGGTTACcgctctttttcttttgctgagGATTTTAAATGTGCGAGTCACATCATGGGACAGGTGTCAAGATTCTTGCTCTTCCGATGACGAAGATTAAGTTGTGTTTTTGGGGATTGATGCTTAGCCCTTAAGCTTCTTCTCGTTCTGATCAATCTCTATCCAAGAAGCATTCGAACTTACCCAGGCGATTTCCTTAGTGAGGTCTTTCTTCGTCGAtccactacaacacgaaagggctatagtgaggatttagtttcctcgcAAATTGTATTAGCGAggaaaattttcgtcgccagTTTTCGTCGCTAAACCGTTGTCACAAAAAGCAttagcaaggaaaaaaaattccttgccTATTTTGACGTGttgcgaggaattttttcctcgctaaatgttttcctcgcaaataccaTTTGTCGTCAAATAGGCTACAAATTTGTTACTACAAAcaataggcgaggaaattttttcctcgctaaacaaaaagaatcccaaaacaaaAGTTATCTCTCCGCGTTTTTTGCAGCTCCTGGTAATCGAACCTTGTTCCTCTCCTATAAGGCGCGAAGCAACTACCAACCGCACTACATTGTACTTTCTGTGAAATTGGtgaaactttatttatatattatctCTGTCACCactccaaattaattttttcgacATTAATTTTGGCCTTTCTACTTTTTGTAGTCTTACAGTGTCTGAactttatttgaacaagttaTTTTTTTGCTAGCACAACAATTTTATCTAACTAACAATTTTTGAAGGACTAATaatatgtgttattattctcattttttgatggGATCGTCCTAGCTTTTAAGGAATGGGATTTTTGTTGTCATAAACTTGAGATATATTTCAACGAAAAAGTTAGGGACAAATAAAATTTACCTCAGAGTGCCCCAAAAAGAGCAACTACTGGTAGAAATTCAATTTGATGTGTGGGACCCTATATAtcaaaatgaatctcaaccactaatcGCTTTTTTCGGGGTAAGATTTCTTTGTACCTAGTactaatattttaatatcagaTTATGAATAACAAAAAGCATCACcctcattttctaattttaaaagtgagtttgaccttcttttttgccaaatacaaagggTATTATAGACTCGTAGTTTTTGTCATCATTGCTataataatatgaacaaaatttataaatattcatataagatcatcctaaaagcactaaaacaatactttttaaaaattttaatctttaacaaattttttaaaattttaaattgccctctctctctctctctctctctctctctctctctctctctctctctctctctctctctctttctctctctctctcacacacacacacacacacacacgcgcacaatatgtatatgtataaataaaagtatccatgatacttacaaaattgcatttgaaattaatacTTAACATATTTATTTGGTTATAAAGGAATGCCATTAGAATCACCAAagttggtttaaataaaaatcaacaaactgtttacggaaaaaaaaattatagcatgaatgcacaatacatatgaaatagtgtattttttgtgaaatagtgtatttttttgtgaaatagtgCATTTTTATGTAGATGCTCTGAAAATAGAATTGTGATGATCCAACTTCGAGATATTTTAAATACGACATCAGTACTTTAAGATGTTTTTAACTTTATCTTCTGTTgagttttttattattatgaaaaaaatcatcGATACCTACACTTCAAAAtatctttcattgctaattagaataagaaaagtgacaAATATATGAAGTTTTTTCACCAGTTCAATGCGATTGGTGATGAAAACTATTTGTTCCCTTttaacacttttttattttaataaattttataatgGTATAGTTTATTATGTCATACCGTCGTGATATTACAAAATACATAggaatataattaataataacttatatataaaaaaagaatgaatcctaaaaaaggtaacgaaatattttctcatcaaaaagatacatttggcgaggaaaaagatttcctcgcaaaaaggttacatttgGCAAGGAAAACTATTTTCCTCGCTagaaaaggtgacaaaattgaatttcctcacaaataatatacttttagcAAGGAAATTCATTTTCCTCGCCATATTTTCTCGCTATAGtcctttcgtgttgtagtgatCCTCTTCGTTGTTCTGCTAGAGCCTATCCCATTTAAGTACGTTCTTCTTTTCTcagttgttctttctttttctgtttaagCTGGATTATCCCCCCAGTGTAGAGATTTTAGGCCTAACGTGGGCTGCTCCTAGGGAGTTTATCTATGCGAGGTTGGTCGGTTTCGTTTCCGTCAACCTTCACTCCCCCATCATTGAGGATTTTGCCCCTTATTCCATCGTTCTTCAAAACAAGGTCTTTCGGgatctcttttttctctccgtTAAATTGTACCCTAAGTTCTCCATAGGAACCCTAATGTCTGAGGGATTTATCAAATTTTCCTCTATTCTAAACGTTGAAAGGTCATATGAAGAGGAGGAGGTATCATTGCACCATGGTGGTAATATTAGGGTTTCGTCCGACAAAGGGCCATTGAGCAGTGTTAAGCCCTCGTCGCCTCCTGCTTCTTCGTCAAGGTTCCTGTAGCGTTCCCGTTTTTTCTGCTTCCAACATCCCTTCTATGATTACAAATGAAGAGTTAGCTGTTTTTAGGGTTAGATACTCTATTCCATCGTCTGTTTCCTTAGGAAACCTTCTAGTTCTGAAAGGGCTTGTTCTCCTGTTGAGAACAAAATTTGCCTTTATACTGGTTCCCTAGAAGGAGGTCTGCACCTGCCCTTTCCCACCGTGGTGAGGGATatcttgagttttcttggttTGACACATGGCCAAATAGTACCCAATTCTTGGCGCCTCCTGATAGGTTGTGCAGGGCTGTGGGGTGCGATGTCGGATGGGCAGATTTCTTTGACGAAGGAGCCTTTCCTAAATCAATTTTCTGTCAAGGAAGCCCCAGGTGGCATTGGGTGGTATTATTTCACGAAGAGGCCTGGTGAGGAGGAGCTAATCACGGTGCTCCCAAACGTAAACAAGAATTGAAaagataaattcttttttgttggtggaGACGGTTGGGAACTCTCTAATTGGGAGATTGAGACCTATACCCCTTGGATTCCAAATAGGTGGGGGGTTCCGATTACAAATTGTAAGCTGTTGCCTTTTCTTTAATCCTGTAATTTCATGAATTTATTCATATCTTTATGAATTCTTCTATATTTCTGTAGCTCGAGCTCCATTTCCTCTGAGCCCTGCCTTGGAAGCGAAGCTACAGCAAGCTAGAAGCTATATAGTTCATAGCTGGGAACTACTTGTGACTCCGGAGTCGTTGGCTACCTATTTGCTGGGCCCAGAGACCACTCATGAGGCCTTAGCACTCTCTAGAGGTagtttctgttttttatttggcACCATGCTTTTAGCTAACTTTTACAttgctttcatttcttttcttttcagaagaAGAAAGTGAGGATATGGCACTGAAAATGGACAAAGCTTTGTTGGCCCAACTTAAGGCTGAGAGAGCAAAACAATCGTTTGGGGCCGTAGCTCCAAAAAGGAAGAGCTTTCGTCTCCAGAAAGAGCTAAATGTTGATAGCTTTCTGGATGCCAATCTTTCTAATGACCCTGCTCTTGACTTAGTGGTTGAGCAAATTGTTGAAGAAGAGGCTGAGAGATCAAAAAGAAAGGCGAAGGGAGCAGCTGTGGAGAGTACCCCTCTTGCTAAAAAGAGGAAGGCTTCTATTGGCCCCTCTGTGTTGGGTAACTACCAAGAGGCTCTTGAGCGTGCTTCTAGGCTGTTGAGTACAACTGATAAAGATTTAATGGCCGAGATGTCTCTCCAGGCTGTTGGGGAGCAAATGTTGGTCGAGTTGGCCATGATatactcactacaagaaaaatgagaatatgtGACGAAATGGTGGTGACGAAAATAGTTTTTGTCTCCAAATATACCTATTTTGtgaggaaaataatttttcgtcAACAATTAAGagggcaaaaaaatttaaggtgaggaaaatttattttgtcaccaaaaacaGTTAatcagtgacaaaaaaaaaaatttgttagcaAAAGAgtggacaaaaaaatataaggtgacgaaaaaataaatttcgtcaccaatccATTTCCTCTACATATACTTGCAACcatttcgtgacgaaataattccTCACAAAAGGAAATGCTTTGGGTGACAAATTCTTTTTGTCTTCCATTTTAAAGGGGGatttaaacaattaaaaaaaaaaaaaacaggggcGAAAAATTTTGGCGGGTTTCAGGGAAAAATTTTGGGCGTTCATCCCAAAGTTCCCCCTTCATTAGCATCAAACCACTCCATCTCTCTCGGACTGTTCCCCAGCCTCCATCTCTGCAActtcgcctctctctctctgtctctctctctcaaggtatGGTGttctgtcttctctctctctcttctcctctatGGGTCCCCTTCATCACTTTCATCCCAATTTCTTAACTGCATTCCTTTTTTCTTGCAGCGGCATCACCAATCATCAGTTTCCCGACTCAAGTgagcgcgctctctctctctccctctctctctctctctcttcgtatCTCTCTATTCCCCTTGATTTTTGTTGATTAGGTTGCAAATTTTTCTTTGGAGAAATAGCAAAGCATGACAGAAATTGAGTGTCTAAAATAGGTAGAATACAGTCGTTTGCTTTTGGGTTTCGGGGGACATTGTCCAAGCTAGGTGAAGTGATGAAGAAAGGTTTCTGCATATGCGTAGTCCTTGTTTCTGCATATGCGTAGTGTCAAAACTTAGCTGCTATGTTCTTAGTGTGAGAGTTGTGGTGCTGATTTGTAGTCCTTGTTTGGAATATAATTCTGCTGATATCTAATTCAGTCTGCTAGCTTTAAAGATCAACATTGATGTCATGCATTACTGGCAAGGTTTCATACGGAATTGGTCAAGTGTTGCCAAGAGGATTTGTACTAACCGGTATTTTCGTAAATAATGGACCGTGAATTTAGGCGACGGGCCCTCTTGGGTTTGGTTCGAAACGGGCCAACGGGCAGAACACATGGCTTTAGCCATGTGCCGTGTGGTTTTTAGCCTTCTGAGACCGTTTAGGACTCCAAACGGGCCTTCGTTTCGTTTTTGGGCCACTTTTTGCGCTCTTATAACTTTCCGTAGGAAAGTTCGTTTCAGCCCGTTCTTTTTTCTGAAGTCTTGTTTTCTCCTCTATTTTATGGGTCTGTAATAATTTCggttttgtttctttatgttttctagggttagggttgcTACCTAGTTATTCGATTTTTCTGCCTTAGGGCTGGGCAGTTGATTATTGGTAAAGAaaagagttagagagagagtttctctaaactgttgtgtttgtgattgtccttgtcGCTTCGATCATCAGTTTTCTTATTCGCTTCCCTGCATCACCAACTTGGTGTTGATTTATGCCTTGTAGTGGTGTATTGTACACTTATGTGCAGGAAGATTGGTTTGTGATGGCTATGGGCTCATTCAATTTTCCCATTGGATGTAATATTCTTTTCTTTATGAGACTGCTATTCTCTGTTTTATTCATGGAGTTCTCTCCATGGTTTGTCTGTCTTTATATTGTATTGTTTTCTGGCAAGGTTCTACGGTTATAGTTGGATTGTGTGTCTTCTTTGCGTTGTATCTATGCTGTAGCTTACTAGCTTTGGTAGTGTTGccttctgttttttctttgttttattgaTGAAGTTCTCTCCCATAGGGAAGGGATTGAACCTTTCGAAACGAGTCTAAGCATTGAATGCCCAGCTTCATGGTTAAGATGAAAGCCCTGTAGAAGGATGCTTCTGTATCCGAAGCCCACACATATTTCTTATGGTTCCTATACTATCCAACTACACCTTAAGGCCTTCGTCCTTCTGGAGGAATTTATGTCTTGTAAAGAGAAAATTCTACGTAACAGTCCTTAGCTGTCACCATGAATAATGATTCATTCCCAAAGACAATGGGTTTATTTTTGGAGAAGTTTCTTTACAACAAGTACTTCCCAATCATGGTTCTCCCAAAATCTCCCTAAGTTTCCTCACCcagttttcaattcaaaattctcATGGAACATTTGGGTTCCGCACAATATCTCTCCTGGACCCTCCAGACAATTGAGAAAATATTACCAACAGCAGTTGAAATCCAAGTTTTGCATCCGAAATTTTTTGACAGCGAATTACTTCCATTTTAGTAGAAGAGCTGCATTTTTAGTCACTATGGATCCCACTCCACATTTGCAGAAATTACTTTtactttatgaattttttaagtTGCTGGATTTGTTTTGCACATAAAGATCTTAGTACTCTCTTTTCTGACTTAGAGTTTGTCTTTGCGTGTTTCCATTTTAGATTTTCAAACCAAGGCACCATGGTTTGATCCATTACAGAAGCCACCTTAGATAGAGGAACCTCTATGGTTGGTCTTATATGTCTATATGTCGATAGATACAACCATAACGGCATAAAAGTTGACTCTTTATTTAGACTTTCTGTAaagtctctctctttccttaGAATCAGTCTATAGATCATTGATACCAGTGCTGTATTATATGGATTTGATGCTCTCGTAAGTTGTGGTGTGGTGGTTTAATGGCATTGAAATCAAGAGTTTGGTGGTCTCCTTCTGTAAAGTTTAACTATAGTCTGCTATTTCATTTGGCACCTCTGACTGGTCCTTCGAGTGTCCATAGAGCGTCATGAAAGTTTCCTAGAGtattttgag is a window encoding:
- the LOC131316662 gene encoding uncharacterized protein LOC131316662; the encoded protein is MALKMDKALLAQLKAERAKQSFGAVAPKRKSFRLQKELNVDSFLDANLSNDPALDLVVEQIVEEEAERSKRKAKGAAVESTPLAKKRKASIGPSVLGNYQEALERASRLLSTTDKDLMAEMSLQAVGEQMLAAARGRYLTSQSHSLGKQVVTLTEANMKLTKQGATSHHDGRT